Sequence from the Pseudophaeobacter arcticus DSM 23566 genome:
GTCACCCGGGCGTACCGGGCTTTGTTTCATAAAATACTGCCCGGTGTCGCGGGTAAAACCAGTACACATAAAGACGTTCAACACGTCATGCACATGCGGTTCGGCCTGCGCCGGGCTGACACCCATGTGATCGGCAAGGGCGCGGGTCAGGTTGGAATGGCAGCAATGGTGGTACTGGCTGCCCGCCAGCAGGTTGCCGGTATAGGGATCGCAACGGGTGCCAATAACATCATGCACCGAGCCGCCAAACTCGTCGATCCCGTACCAGTCCAGGCTGTCCTCCACAATCGTGGCCATCGGGCGCATTGCCGGAAAACTGCTCCACATCCGCTCCCCGCTGGTGATATGGGTTCCATGCAGGGCACGGGTCTTGCCGGAATAGAACCGCTCACTCAGATCATCCCGGTTCCACAGGTTCAGATCGCCAACCTGCGGCCCCTCG
This genomic interval carries:
- a CDS encoding urea carboxylase-associated family protein — translated: MAHSSHQVPADAEARRAVKPVICYPTETLTAPDLTLYRFARQGAVKTGEVLVNARDAACFEVPAGHFFRITSVEGPQVGDLNLWNRDDLSERFYSGKTRALHGTHITSGERMWSSFPAMRPMATIVEDSLDWYGIDEFGGSVHDVIGTRCDPYTGNLLAGSQYHHCCHSNLTRALADHMGVSPAQAEPHVHDVLNVFMCTGFTRDTGQYFMKQSPVRPGDFLEFFAEIPLLGALSACPGGDCSAEHSSDAAACYPLLVEVFAPEAGALGDWQSPDLNGYNQSHGR